A DNA window from Primulina tabacum isolate GXHZ01 chromosome 12, ASM2559414v2, whole genome shotgun sequence contains the following coding sequences:
- the LOC142521341 gene encoding mitogen-activated protein kinase kinase kinase 20-like produces the protein MLVKKRGDVVRPEGVNEYGDGVAWLRGSVIGKGGFGCVYMATLKNPRSKHSYFPSVMAVKSAEVSVSGSIQKEREVLSNVKGCPNVIKCFGEETTTGDNGMMVYNLLLEYGSGGTLAQRIKKSGSGGLPEFEARVYARCILKGLKHIHGIGYVHCDLKPDNIFLLPSFRREGNTEFHAKIGDFGLAKRVKQNKKRKLCTYWRGTPMYLSPEAVMDNVQEAPSDIWAVGCIVLEMLTGKHPWHIEKELTAKEILVKIGTRDESPKFPNDISKDARDFLKGCFVRKSRLRMTAEMLLNHPFIRGLEDNEAIKYVEEPEVFNEIETIFVLSESDYELSPGSYSVEWGYTSDGDSFSYWTDEDVSYCENKVVSDFVEEVEVEKLESITNSCIDAGLTQSTEASSEVSPRKETQFPVNFTISTGV, from the coding sequence ATGTTGGTGAAAAAGAGGGGAGACGTGGTTCGACCGGAGGGTGTGAATGAATATGGAGATGGGGTTGCATGGCTTAGGGGGTCGGTGATCGGGAAAGGGGGTTTCGGGTGTGTTTATATGGCTACTCTCAAGAATCCCAGATCAAAGCATAGCTATTTTCCGTCAGTGATGGCTGTGAAATCGGCGGAGGTTTCGGTTTCCGGTTCAATTCAGAAGGAGCGGGAGGTTTTGAGTAATGTCAAGGGATGTCCGAACGTAATCAAGTGTTTTGGGGAGGAGACGACGACGGGGGATAATGGTATGATGGTGTATAATCTGTTGTTGGAGTATGGTTCTGGTGGAACCTTGGCACAGAGGATTAAGAAATCCGGTAGCGGTGGATTGCCTGAATTTGAGGCTAGGGTGTATGCAAGGTGCATTCTTAAAGGTTTGAAGCATATTCATGGCATTGGCTATGTTCATTGCGATTTGAAGCCcgataatatttttcttttgccTAGTTTTCGAAGAGAAGGAAATACTGAATTTCATGCTAAGATTGGAGATTTCGGATTGGCAAAGAGGGTAAAACAGAATAAGAAGAGGAAGCTGTGTACTTATTGGAGGGGTACTCCTATGTATTTGTCGCCTGAGGCTGTGATGGATAACGTGCAAGAAGCTCCAAGTGATATTTGGGCGGTTGGGTGTATTGTTCTGGAGATGTTAACTGGGAAGCATCCGTGGCACATAGAAAAAGAGTTGACGGCAAAGGAGATTCTTGTGAAGATTGGTACGAGGGATGAATCACCGAAATTTCCAAATGATATATCGAAAGATGCTAGGGATTTTCTAAAGGGTTGTTTTGTGAGGAAGTCCAGGCTCAGAATGACCGCCGAAATGCTGTTGAATCATCCGTTCATTAGAGGCTTGGAAGACAACGAAGCAATCAAATATGTTGAGGAGCCTGAAGTTTTTAATGAGATTGAGACTATATTTGTGTTATCTGAGAGCGACTATGAGTTGAGTCCGGGATCATATTCAGTCGAGTGGGGCTATACTTCTGACGGGGATTCATTTTCTTATTGGACTGATGAGGATGTAAGCTATTGTGAGAATAAAGTCGTGTCTGATTTTGTTGAAGAAGTTGAGGTTGAAAAACTTGAAAGCATCACAAACTCTTGCATTGACGCTGGGCTGACTCAATCAACTGAGGCTTCATCAGAAGTTTCACCAAGAAAAGAAACGCAGTTTCCTGTTAATTTTACCATTTCTACGGGCGTCTAG